A window from Plodia interpunctella isolate USDA-ARS_2022_Savannah chromosome 2, ilPloInte3.2, whole genome shotgun sequence encodes these proteins:
- the LOC128678642 gene encoding facilitated trehalose transporter Tret1-like: MSISRKWREYVAALSATLITAAAGTTVGWTSPTLPILLAENSPIHTTADQSSWIVSIMILCSAASPIPAAYLADRIGTKKTLLLAAIPYIIGWILVMLAGNVPTIYVSRLISGIGYGIAYTTAPMYLGEIASDEVRGSMATLITVMSKFGILSQYCIGPYVSMMGLASFNIAIPILFVVTFSAMPESPYYFIKSGRNAEAEMSLKKLRGKDYIIEELDSMTTLVNENMKEKSRWKDLIRVGGNKKGLLILLGIYFTQQFCGSTAIISYAQQIFGAAEGGFGAKESCILLGAVQLLTSAISCQLVDRLGRKPLLLVSSCGVGLANIIIGAYFFMKHENSEYLVALRFIPIIVIPIFIFSYTIGLATVPFAITSEIFPTHIKSKATCVIQIFVALMTFAVTKLFQVVADNLGEYVAFWGFGLLSVAGVIFILILLPETKGQSFAAIQEKLYSPSEKVVFEKSEDHLGAVRINI, encoded by the exons ATGAGCATCAGCAGGAAGTGGAGGGAATATGTGGCAGCACTCAGTG CTACCTTGATCACGGCGGCGGCAGGCACCACCGTTGGGTGGACTTCCCCCACGCTGCCGATCCTCCTGGCCGAAAACTCCCCCATACACACCACTGCCGATCAGAGCTCCTGGATTGTCTCGATCATGATACTGTGCTCAG CCGCAAGTCCCATACCAGCCGCATATTTAGCAGACAGAATTGGCACAAAGAAGACGTTGCTGCTGGCGGCGATACCATACATCATTGGGTGGATCCTGGTCATGCTGGCCGGCAATGTGCCCACCATCTACGTCTCTCGGCTCATCTCCGGCATCGGCTACGGCATTGCGTACACCACGGCGCCGATGTACCTTGGAGAAATCGCGTCAGATGAAGTTCGTGGTTCTATGGCGACCCTAATCACAGTAATGTCTAAG tttgGAATACTTTCTCAATATTGCATCGGACCCTATGTATCAATGATGGGATTAGCCAGCTTCAATATCGCTATACCGATTCTATTTGTGGTCACCTTTAGTGCCATGCCAGAATCACCATACTACTTCATCAAGTCTGGTAGAAATGCTGAAGCCGAAATGTCACTGAAAAAACTTCGAGGCaaagattatattatagaagaaCTAGATAGCATGACAACTTTAGTCAAcgaaaatatgaaagaaaagaGCAGATGGAAAGATCTTATTAGAGTTGGAGGAAACAAAAAAGGACTTCTAATTTTGTTGGGTATATATTTTACCCAACAATTTTGTGGTAGTACTGCTATTATTTCGTATGCTCAGCAGATATTTGGTGCAGCTGAAGGAGGATTTGGAGCAAAAGAATCGTGCATACTGTTAGGTGCAGTACAGTTGTTAACATCTGCGATCTCTTGTCAACTCGTCGATAGGCTAGGAAGAAAACCATTGCTGTTAGTGTCTTCCTGTGGTGTAGGCTTAGCGAACATTATAATAGGGGCATActttttcatgaaacatgagAACAGTGAATACCTCGTTGCTTTAAGGTTCATTCCTATAATTGTGATacccatatttatattttcttatacgATAGGTTTAGCTACGGTTCCTTTTGCTATAACTTCGGAGATTTTTCCTACtcatataaaatcaaaagctACTTGTGTTATACAGATTTTTGTAGCTCTAATGACATTTGCAgtcacaaaattatttcaagtcGTGGCGGATAACTTGGGTGAATATGTAGCATTCTGGGGTTTCGGACTTTTATCCGTAGCCGGggtaatattcattttaatattactgcCGGAAACAAAGGGGCAATCATTTGCTGCTATACAAGAGAAATTATATTCGCCTAGTGAAAAGGTCGTTTTTGAAAAGAGCGAGGATCATTTAGGTGCTGTTAGAATTAACATTTGa